A single window of Thermomicrobiales bacterium DNA harbors:
- a CDS encoding response regulator transcription factor has protein sequence MRVLIADDHALFRDGLRSLLEARGIDVVAEARNGREAIALAEREVPDIVLMDLAMPEMGGLAATRMISAEMPAVRVVVLTASEDDADLFEAIKSGAQGFLPKDIEARRLFEMLDGVTRGEPALTPGLARKLLDEFAQPRATRQEQPATQLTDRERDVLELLVQGITSNRELADRLVVSENTVKYHLRNILSKLHLENRAQVVAYALRNQLVDPPEPDRS, from the coding sequence ATGAGAGTCCTGATCGCTGACGACCACGCCCTGTTTCGCGATGGGCTGCGCAGCCTGCTGGAGGCGCGCGGTATCGACGTTGTCGCCGAGGCGCGCAACGGACGCGAGGCGATCGCGCTGGCGGAGCGCGAGGTGCCGGACATCGTCCTGATGGATCTGGCGATGCCTGAGATGGGCGGGCTGGCAGCGACACGCATGATCAGCGCCGAGATGCCGGCTGTCCGCGTTGTCGTGCTGACGGCGTCCGAGGATGATGCCGACCTGTTCGAGGCGATCAAGTCCGGCGCGCAGGGGTTCCTGCCGAAGGATATCGAGGCGCGACGGCTGTTCGAGATGCTCGACGGCGTGACGCGCGGTGAGCCGGCGCTGACGCCCGGGCTGGCCCGCAAGCTACTCGACGAGTTTGCCCAGCCACGCGCAACCCGCCAGGAGCAGCCTGCCACCCAGCTCACCGACCGCGAGCGCGATGTGCTGGAACTGCTTGTCCAGGGCATCACCTCCAACCGCGAGCTGGCCGATCGACTGGTCGTCAGCGAGAACACGGTGAAGTACCACCTGCGCAACATTCTAAGCAAGCTGCACCTGGAGAACCGCGCGCAGGTCGTCGCCTACGCCCTGCGCAACCAGCTTGTCGATCCGCCCGAGCCGGATCGCAGCTAG
- a CDS encoding DoxX family membrane protein, giving the protein MIPSPRIGTDLFGSTRFAWLWLMARAWIGWLWLADGRDKLSDGRWIDGSALHDAWMATLANGDTRQPSRWGVEQMLAQGWHGWLGPAVAIGQTLVGIAILLGLLTGLAALFGLGLAATPWLAGASGVDPLIALIAVVLVLGWRCAGWIGLDHWVLPLICRWPAQPGQTGGRSQRQ; this is encoded by the coding sequence GTGATCCCGTCGCCGCGCATCGGCACGGATCTGTTCGGCAGCACGCGCTTCGCCTGGCTCTGGTTGATGGCCCGAGCCTGGATCGGCTGGCTCTGGCTGGCCGATGGTCGCGACAAGCTGAGCGACGGTCGCTGGATCGACGGCAGCGCATTGCACGACGCCTGGATGGCGACACTGGCGAACGGCGACACCCGCCAGCCGTCGCGCTGGGGCGTTGAGCAGATGCTGGCGCAGGGTTGGCACGGCTGGCTCGGTCCTGCCGTGGCAATCGGGCAGACGCTGGTCGGCATCGCCATCCTGCTGGGCTTGCTGACCGGACTGGCGGCGCTATTCGGCCTCGGGCTGGCTGCGACGCCGTGGCTGGCCGGCGCGAGCGGAGTCGATCCGCTCATCGCGCTGATCGCGGTCGTGCTGGTGCTCGGCTGGCGCTGCGCCGGATGGATCGGGCTGGACCACTGGGTCCTGCCACTCATCTGTCGTTGGCCTGCACAGCCGGGCCAGACCGGCGGGAGGTCGCAGAGGCAGTGA
- a CDS encoding multicopper oxidase domain-containing protein, which translates to MSIKNETSRITRRNFVGLVGAAGLGAASAAVFGAAANPDREVVQGIPTVISAAPEEPTTDHSGHNATGDATPTTGGDSVDEMDAMHEQGILDFPAPTEGLGGQPLEYELDGDVKVFRLTCDVVRWEYAPGQYSDGYAYNGVIPGPEIRVNEGDTVRVHVTNNLPESTVIHWHGLIVPHSQDGVTFVTQPPIKPGGEFTYEFTLREGNTGSHMYHSHHNAAEQVTKGLLGAFIVEPNDPNKYGEFDREYTIILNDGPIGGFTLNGKGFPATQPVMAKKGEKVLIRYMNEGLMIHPMHLVSDAAACRRRMVGRFRNRTSATHGQRPRPASAAMSSSMRLKSVPGRSTRQHPVAR; encoded by the coding sequence ATGTCGATCAAGAATGAAACGAGCCGCATCACCCGACGCAACTTCGTCGGGCTCGTCGGCGCAGCCGGCCTCGGCGCGGCGTCGGCAGCCGTTTTCGGCGCGGCAGCCAACCCGGACCGCGAGGTCGTGCAGGGCATCCCGACCGTGATTTCGGCAGCGCCGGAGGAGCCAACGACCGACCACAGCGGGCACAACGCAACCGGCGACGCGACGCCGACCACCGGCGGCGATTCGGTCGATGAGATGGATGCCATGCACGAGCAAGGCATTCTGGACTTCCCGGCACCGACCGAAGGGCTCGGCGGCCAGCCGCTGGAGTACGAACTGGATGGCGATGTCAAGGTCTTCCGGCTGACCTGCGATGTCGTCCGCTGGGAATATGCCCCCGGCCAGTATTCGGATGGCTATGCCTATAACGGCGTCATCCCTGGCCCGGAGATTCGAGTCAACGAGGGCGACACCGTGCGTGTCCACGTGACGAACAACCTGCCGGAGAGTACGGTCATCCACTGGCACGGACTGATCGTCCCGCACAGCCAGGACGGCGTGACCTTCGTCACTCAGCCGCCGATCAAGCCGGGTGGCGAGTTCACCTACGAGTTCACGCTCCGTGAGGGCAACACCGGCTCGCACATGTATCACTCGCACCACAACGCCGCCGAGCAGGTGACAAAGGGCCTTTTGGGCGCGTTCATTGTTGAGCCGAACGACCCGAACAAGTACGGCGAGTTCGACCGCGAATACACGATCATTCTGAACGACGGGCCAATTGGTGGCTTCACCCTGAATGGCAAGGGCTTCCCGGCCACCCAGCCGGTGATGGCCAAGAAGGGCGAGAAGGTCCTCATCCGCTACATGAACGAGGGCCTGATGATTCACCCGATGCACTTGGTATCGGATGCCGCAGCTTGTCGGCGCAGGATGGTTGGCCGCTTCCGCAACCGTACCTCTGCGACACACGGTCAACGACCGCGCCCGGCCAGCGCCGCGATGTCATCGTCGATGCGACTGAAGTCGGTGCCTGGGCGTTCCACTCGCCAGCATCCTGTCGCACGCTGA
- a CDS encoding ABC transporter substrate-binding protein — MTRPNGTYLPDHLEDPLPVNVPSRLSRRRLLQRGAALGISLPAIGWLLAACGGDDSDDDDGGNESAASPTAASSESTSASTSESGGGTAQNGGRLTVIQTGSIPDLDPQSAYDSDASAIFFGTYEMLVRLKGSDTFEYEPMLAESWEGNDDNTEWRFKIPAGVKFHDGTDCDAEAVAASFKRFHNMGLGPVNVITRFVASADDISAEDATTVLFKLSFGTEIFVAALASQYGPLVVSPAAVEANKTADDEFAHEWFRSNVVGTGPYTITENVLGDHITMVRFEDYHGGWDGNHFMRSSSATSRNPPPAVSSWSAARLTARPNRSPRRMSPPSQEAGVLNVMVYDLDERRLGTDEPRQARGREARQGNPLGVPHDDVRKGVYGDLIEASSGACTTTTRGYPEDGFIYTTDLDKAKQLIDESGFDVSQPLEF, encoded by the coding sequence GTGACTCGACCCAACGGCACGTACCTACCCGATCACCTGGAAGATCCCCTGCCCGTCAACGTACCCAGCCGACTCAGCCGCCGCCGACTGCTCCAACGCGGCGCGGCGCTCGGCATCAGCCTGCCGGCGATCGGCTGGCTGCTGGCCGCCTGCGGTGGCGACGACTCCGACGACGATGATGGCGGCAACGAGAGCGCTGCCAGCCCAACGGCCGCGAGCAGTGAATCCACATCTGCGTCGACCAGCGAGTCGGGTGGCGGAACCGCCCAGAATGGCGGACGGCTGACCGTCATCCAGACCGGCAGTATCCCCGACCTTGACCCTCAGTCCGCCTACGATTCGGACGCCAGCGCAATCTTCTTCGGCACCTACGAAATGCTCGTGCGACTCAAGGGGAGCGATACCTTTGAATACGAGCCGATGCTGGCCGAAAGCTGGGAGGGCAACGACGACAACACCGAATGGCGCTTCAAGATCCCGGCCGGCGTCAAGTTCCACGACGGCACTGACTGCGACGCAGAGGCTGTCGCCGCTTCGTTCAAGCGCTTCCACAACATGGGTCTCGGGCCGGTCAACGTCATCACCCGCTTCGTCGCCAGCGCCGACGACATCAGCGCCGAAGACGCGACGACCGTCCTGTTCAAGCTCTCGTTCGGCACCGAGATCTTCGTCGCAGCCCTCGCCTCACAGTACGGCCCGCTCGTCGTCTCGCCGGCCGCCGTCGAAGCCAACAAGACTGCCGACGACGAGTTCGCCCACGAGTGGTTCCGCAGCAACGTTGTCGGCACTGGTCCTTACACGATCACCGAGAACGTGCTGGGCGACCACATCACGATGGTGCGCTTCGAGGACTATCACGGCGGGTGGGACGGCAATCATTTCATGAGATCGTCTTCCGCAACGTCGAGGAATCCGCCACCTGCCGTCAGCTCATGGAGCGCGGCGAGGCTGACTGCTCGACCCAATCGCTCACCCCGAAGGATGTCGCCTCCTTCGCAGGAAGCCGGCGTGCTGAACGTCATGGTCTACGACCTCGACGAACGCCGACTGGGCACTGATGAACCACGTCAAGCTCGCGGACGTGAAGCCCGCCAGGGAAATCCGCTGGGCGTTCCCCACGACGATGTCCGCAAGGGCGTCTACGGTGACCTCATCGAGGCATCCAGCGGCGCCTGCACGACGACGACACGCGGCTATCCCGAGGATGGCTTCATCTACACGACCGACCTAGACAAGGCCAAGCAGCTGATCGACGAATCGGGCTTCGATGTCAGCCAGCCGCTGGAGTTCTGA